One Streptomyces sp. B21-105 genomic region harbors:
- the rpsH gene encoding 30S ribosomal protein S8, which produces MTMTDPIADMLTRLRNANSAYHDSVTMPASKIKSHIAEILQQEGFITGWKVEDAEVGKNLTLELKFGPNRERSIAGIKRISKPGLRVYAKSTSLPKVLGGLGVAIISTSHGLLTDKQAGKKGVGGEVLAYVW; this is translated from the coding sequence ATGACCATGACTGATCCGATCGCAGACATGCTTACGCGTCTGCGGAACGCGAACTCGGCGTACCACGACTCCGTGACGATGCCGGCATCGAAGATCAAGTCTCACATCGCGGAGATCCTCCAGCAGGAGGGCTTCATCACGGGCTGGAAGGTCGAGGACGCCGAGGTCGGCAAGAACCTCACCCTCGAGCTCAAGTTCGGCCCGAACCGTGAGCGCTCCATCGCGGGCATCAAGCGGATCTCCAAGCCCGGTCTCCGGGTTTACGCGAAGTCCACCTCCCTGCCCAAGGTGCTCGGTGGCCTCGGCGTGGCGATCATCTCCACGTCGCACGGTCTCCTCACCGACAAGCAGGCCGGCAAGAAGGGCGTAGGCGGAGAAGTTCTCGCCTACGTCTGGTAG
- the rplF gene encoding 50S ribosomal protein L6, which yields MSRIGKLPITVPAGVDVTIDGQTVSVKGPKGSLTHTVVSPIEIAKAEDGVLNVTRPNDERQSKALHGLSRTLVANMITGVTEGYVKKLEISGVGYRVTAKGSNLEFALGYSHPITVEAPEGITFKVETPTRFQVEGIDKQKVGEVAANIRKLRKPDPYKAKGVKYEGEVIRRKVGKAGK from the coding sequence ATGTCGCGCATTGGCAAGCTCCCCATCACGGTTCCCGCCGGCGTGGACGTCACCATCGACGGCCAGACGGTCTCGGTCAAGGGCCCCAAGGGCTCGCTGACCCACACCGTCGTTTCGCCGATCGAGATCGCCAAGGCTGAGGACGGCGTCCTGAACGTCACTCGCCCCAACGACGAGCGTCAGAGCAAGGCCCTGCACGGCCTGTCCCGCACGCTGGTGGCGAACATGATCACCGGCGTGACCGAGGGTTACGTGAAGAAGCTCGAGATCAGTGGTGTCGGTTACCGCGTGACCGCGAAGGGCTCGAACCTCGAGTTCGCGCTCGGTTACAGCCACCCGATCACCGTCGAGGCGCCCGAGGGAATCACCTTCAAGGTGGAGACCCCGACCCGCTTCCAGGTTGAGGGCATCGACAAGCAGAAGGTCGGCGAGGTTGCGGCCAACATCCGCAAGCTGCGCAAGCCCGACCCGTACAAGGCCAAGGGTGTCAAGTACGAGGGCGAAGTCATCCGCCGCAAGGTCGGAAAGGCGGGTAAGTAA
- the rplR gene encoding 50S ribosomal protein L18 — protein MAYGQKILKGDAYKRAAIKRRHIRIRKHISGTAERPRLVVTRSNRHIVAQVIDDIKGHTLASASTLDTTIRGGEADKSSQAKQVGALVAERAKAAGVEAVVFDRGGNQYAGRIAALADAAREAGLKF, from the coding sequence ATGGCATACGGACAGAAGATCCTCAAGGGCGACGCTTACAAGCGTGCCGCGATCAAGCGTCGCCACATCCGGATCCGTAAGCACATCTCGGGTACGGCGGAGCGTCCGCGCCTGGTCGTGACGCGCTCCAACCGCCACATCGTGGCTCAGGTCATCGACGACATCAAGGGTCACACCCTGGCGTCGGCGTCGACCCTGGACACCACGATCCGCGGTGGTGAGGCCGACAAGTCCTCGCAGGCCAAGCAGGTCGGCGCCCTGGTCGCCGAGCGCGCCAAGGCTGCCGGTGTCGAGGCTGTCGTGTTCGACCGTGGTGGTAACCAGTACGCCGGGCGCATCGCCGCCCTGGCGGACGCCGCCCGCGAAGCCGGGCTCAAGTTCTGA
- the rpsE gene encoding 30S ribosomal protein S5 has translation MAGPQRRGSGAGGGERRDRKGRDGGAAAAEKTAYVERVVAINRVAKVVKGGRRFSFTALVVVGDGDGTVGVGYGKAKEVPAAIAKGVEEAKKHFFKVPRIQGTIPHPITGEKAAGVVLLKPASPGTGVIAGGPVRAVLECAGVHDILSKSLGSSNAINIVHATVEALKGLQRPEEIAARRGLPLEDVAPAALLRARAGAGAA, from the coding sequence ATGGCTGGACCCCAGCGCCGTGGAAGCGGTGCCGGTGGCGGCGAGCGGCGGGACCGGAAGGGCCGTGACGGCGGCGCTGCTGCCGCCGAGAAGACCGCGTACGTTGAGCGCGTCGTCGCGATCAACCGTGTCGCCAAGGTTGTGAAGGGTGGTCGTCGCTTCAGCTTCACCGCGCTGGTCGTGGTGGGCGACGGTGACGGCACCGTGGGTGTCGGATACGGCAAGGCCAAGGAGGTGCCGGCCGCCATCGCCAAGGGCGTTGAGGAGGCCAAGAAGCACTTCTTCAAGGTCCCGCGTATCCAGGGCACCATCCCGCACCCGATCACGGGCGAGAAGGCCGCGGGCGTCGTCCTGCTCAAGCCGGCTTCCCCCGGTACCGGCGTCATCGCCGGTGGCCCGGTGCGTGCCGTGCTCGAGTGCGCCGGCGTACACGACATCCTGTCGAAGTCGCTCGGCTCGTCGAACGCGATCAACATCGTGCACGCGACCGTGGAGGCCCTGAAGGGCCTGCAGCGTCCCGAGGAGATCGCGGCACGCCGTGGTCTGCCCCTCGAGGACGTCGCTCCCGCGGCTCTGCTTCGTGCGCGTGCCGGGGCTGGTGCTGCGTAA
- the rpmD gene encoding 50S ribosomal protein L30, producing the protein MAQLKITQTKSYIGSKQNHRDTLRSLGLKRLNDVVVKEDRPEFRGMVHTVRHLVTVEEVD; encoded by the coding sequence ATGGCTCAGCTCAAGATCACGCAGACGAAGTCGTACATCGGCAGCAAGCAGAACCACCGTGACACCCTGCGTTCGCTCGGGCTCAAGCGCCTGAACGACGTGGTCGTCAAGGAGGACCGCCCCGAGTTCCGCGGCATGGTGCACACCGTCCGCCACCTCGTGACGGTCGAGGAGGTCGACTGA
- the rplO gene encoding 50S ribosomal protein L15 yields MAENNPLKIHNLRPAPGAKTAKTRVGRGEASKGKTAGRGTKGTKARYQVPERFEGGQMPLHMRLPKLKGFKNPFKTEFQVVNLEKLAALYPEGGEVTVEGLVAKGAVRKNSLVKVLGQGEISVALQVTVDAVSGSAKEKITAAGGTVTELI; encoded by the coding sequence ATGGCGGAAAACAACCCGCTCAAGATCCACAACCTCCGTCCCGCCCCGGGCGCCAAGACCGCGAAGACCCGTGTCGGTCGTGGTGAGGCGTCGAAGGGTAAGACGGCCGGTCGTGGCACCAAGGGCACGAAGGCCCGCTACCAGGTTCCGGAGCGCTTCGAGGGTGGGCAGATGCCCCTCCACATGCGTCTGCCGAAGCTGAAGGGCTTCAAGAACCCGTTCAAGACCGAGTTCCAGGTCGTGAACCTCGAGAAGCTGGCCGCGCTGTACCCGGAGGGTGGCGAGGTCACCGTCGAGGGTCTCGTCGCCAAGGGCGCCGTTCGCAAGAACAGCCTCGTCAAGGTCCTGGGCCAGGGCGAGATCTCCGTGGCGCTGCAGGTGACGGTCGACGCCGTCTCCGGCTCCGCCAAGGAGAAGATCACCGCCGCCGGCGGTACCGTCACCGAGCTCATCTGA
- the secY gene encoding preprotein translocase subunit SecY, which yields MLTAFARAFRTPDLRKKLLFTLGIIVVYRVGTHIPIPGVDYTSVQRCVDEASGQQGIFGLVNMFSGGALLQITIFALGIMPYITASIILQLLTVVIPRLEALKKEGQAGTAKITQYTRYLTVALAILQGTGLVATARSGALFSSCSVASSIVPDRAIFTTIVMVICMTAGTAMVMWLGELITDRGIGNGMSILMFISIAATFPSALWAIKKQGTLAGGWIEFGTVVLVGLVMVGLVVFVEQAQRRIPVQYAKRMIGRRSYGGTSTYIPLKVNQAGVIPVIFASSLLYIPALVAQFSSGTSSWKTWIETNLTKGDHPIYIVTYFLLIVFFAFFYVAISFNPEEVADNMKKYGGFIPGIRAGRPTAEYLSYVLNRITWPGSLYLGLIALVPTMALVGFDANQNFPFGGTSILIIVGVGLETVKQIESQLQQRNYEGFLR from the coding sequence GTGCTCACCGCGTTCGCCCGGGCGTTCAGGACGCCCGACCTGCGCAAGAAGCTGCTCTTCACGCTCGGGATCATCGTCGTCTACCGGGTCGGCACGCACATCCCGATTCCCGGCGTCGACTACACGTCCGTTCAGCGCTGCGTGGACGAGGCATCCGGCCAGCAGGGAATCTTCGGTCTGGTGAACATGTTCAGCGGCGGTGCGCTGCTGCAGATCACCATCTTCGCGCTGGGGATCATGCCGTACATCACGGCGAGCATCATCCTCCAGCTGCTGACCGTGGTCATCCCGCGCCTGGAAGCCCTCAAGAAGGAGGGCCAGGCCGGCACCGCGAAGATCACGCAGTACACGCGGTACCTCACGGTGGCCCTCGCCATCCTGCAGGGCACCGGCCTGGTGGCCACCGCCCGCAGCGGCGCCCTGTTCTCCAGCTGCTCCGTCGCCTCGAGCATCGTCCCGGACCGTGCGATCTTCACCACGATCGTGATGGTCATCTGCATGACCGCCGGTACGGCCATGGTCATGTGGCTCGGTGAGCTCATCACCGACCGCGGCATCGGCAACGGCATGTCGATCCTGATGTTCATCTCGATCGCCGCGACGTTCCCCTCCGCGCTGTGGGCCATCAAGAAGCAGGGCACGCTGGCGGGTGGCTGGATCGAGTTCGGCACCGTCGTCCTGGTCGGCCTGGTCATGGTCGGCCTGGTGGTCTTCGTCGAGCAGGCCCAGCGCCGTATCCCCGTGCAGTACGCGAAGCGCATGATCGGCCGCCGTTCCTACGGCGGTACGTCGACGTACATCCCGCTCAAGGTGAACCAGGCCGGTGTGATCCCGGTCATCTTCGCCTCGTCGCTGCTGTACATCCCTGCTCTGGTCGCTCAGTTCTCCAGTGGGACCTCCAGCTGGAAGACCTGGATCGAGACCAACCTGACCAAGGGCGACCACCCGATCTACATCGTCACGTACTTCCTGCTGATCGTTTTCTTCGCGTTCTTCTACGTGGCTATCTCCTTCAACCCCGAGGAAGTAGCCGACAACATGAAGAAGTATGGTGGCTTCATCCCGGGCATCCGGGCTGGCCGGCCGACCGCTGAGTACCTGTCGTACGTCCTCAACCGGATCACCTGGCCGGGTTCGCTGTATCTGGGTCTGATCGCTCTCGTGCCGACGATGGCGTTGGTCGGTTTCGACGCGAACCAGAACTTCCCGTTCGGCGGGACGAGCATCCTGATCATCGTGGGTGTGGGTCTCGAGACGGTGAAGCAGATCGAGAGCCAGCTCCAGCAGCGCAATTACGAAGGGTTCCTCCGCTGA
- a CDS encoding adenylate kinase: MRIVLVGPPGAGKGTQAAFLARNLSIPHISTGDLFRANISQQTELGKLAKSYMDAGNLVPDEVTIAMAKDRMEQPDAEGGFLLDGFPRNVSQAEALDEVLQAESMKLDAVLDLEVPEEEVVKRIAGRRICRKDSSHVFHATYSPPKSEGVCDVCGGGLYQRDDDTEETVRTRLEVYHTQTEPIIDYYKAQGLVVTISALGRVDEVTARAMDALQRDEDGK, translated from the coding sequence ATGCGTATCGTGCTCGTCGGGCCGCCGGGTGCCGGTAAGGGGACGCAGGCCGCGTTCCTGGCCAGGAACCTGTCGATCCCGCACATCTCCACGGGCGACCTGTTCCGGGCCAACATCAGCCAGCAGACGGAGCTCGGCAAGCTCGCGAAGTCCTACATGGACGCGGGCAACCTCGTACCGGACGAGGTCACCATCGCGATGGCCAAGGACCGCATGGAGCAGCCGGACGCCGAGGGTGGTTTCCTGCTCGACGGCTTCCCGCGCAACGTGTCCCAGGCCGAGGCGCTCGACGAGGTGCTGCAGGCCGAGAGCATGAAGCTGGACGCGGTCCTGGACCTCGAGGTCCCCGAGGAAGAGGTCGTCAAGCGGATCGCCGGGCGGCGGATCTGCCGCAAGGACTCCAGCCACGTCTTCCACGCCACCTACAGCCCGCCGAAGTCGGAGGGCGTCTGCGACGTCTGCGGCGGCGGCCTGTACCAGCGGGACGACGACACCGAGGAGACCGTCCGGACGCGGCTGGAGGTCTACCACACGCAGACCGAGCCGATCATCGACTACTACAAGGCGCAGGGCCTGGTCGTCACCATCTCCGCGCTCGGCAGGGTCGACGAGGTCACGGCACGTGCCATGGACGCGCTCCAGCGCGACGAGGACGGCAAGTAG
- the map gene encoding type I methionyl aminopeptidase, whose product MVQIKTPEQIAKMRAAGLVVAAIHAATREAAVPGATTKDLDDVARKVLAENGAKSNFLGYGGFPATICTSVNDVVVHGIPSDEVVLKDGDIISIDCGAIVDGWHGDAAYTAFVGGGHAPELVELSRVTEESMWAGIAAMKLGNRLVDVSRAIETYIRRQPKPGGGRYGIVEDYGGHGIGTEMHMDPHLLNYVDRRRGKGPKLVPGFCLAIEPMVSLGTPRTEVLEDDWTVITTDGTWSSHWEHSVALTEAGPLVLTAPDGGRAKLAEHGIEAAPDPLA is encoded by the coding sequence ATGGTGCAGATCAAGACCCCCGAACAGATCGCCAAGATGCGGGCGGCGGGGCTTGTCGTCGCCGCCATCCACGCGGCCACGCGGGAAGCGGCGGTGCCGGGGGCGACCACGAAGGACCTCGACGACGTCGCCCGCAAGGTGCTGGCGGAGAACGGCGCGAAGTCGAACTTCCTGGGGTACGGCGGCTTCCCGGCGACGATCTGCACCTCGGTGAACGACGTCGTCGTCCACGGCATCCCCTCCGACGAGGTCGTCCTGAAGGACGGCGACATCATCTCCATCGACTGCGGCGCGATCGTGGACGGCTGGCACGGCGACGCGGCGTACACGGCGTTCGTGGGCGGCGGCCACGCCCCGGAGCTGGTCGAGCTGTCCCGGGTCACCGAGGAGTCCATGTGGGCCGGGATCGCCGCGATGAAGCTCGGCAACCGCCTGGTGGACGTGTCGCGGGCGATCGAGACGTACATCCGCCGGCAGCCCAAGCCGGGCGGCGGCCGGTACGGCATCGTCGAGGACTACGGCGGTCACGGCATCGGCACCGAGATGCACATGGACCCGCACCTGCTGAACTACGTCGACCGGCGGCGGGGGAAGGGGCCGAAGCTGGTTCCCGGGTTCTGCCTCGCGATCGAGCCGATGGTGTCGCTGGGCACGCCGCGGACCGAGGTCCTCGAGGACGACTGGACGGTCATCACGACGGACGGCACGTGGTCCTCCCACTGGGAGCACTCGGTCGCGCTGACGGAGGCGGGGCCGCTGGTGCTGACCGCTCCCGACGGCGGCCGGGCGAAGCTGGCCGAGCACGGGATCGAGGCCGCGCCCGATCCGCTGGCCTAG
- the infA gene encoding translation initiation factor IF-1 yields MAKKQGAIEIEGTVVESLPNAMFKVELQNGHQVLAHISGKMRMHYIRILPDDRVVVELSPYDLTRGRIVYRYK; encoded by the coding sequence GTGGCCAAGAAGCAAGGTGCCATCGAGATCGAGGGCACTGTCGTCGAGTCTCTTCCGAACGCCATGTTCAAGGTCGAGCTCCAGAACGGCCACCAGGTCCTGGCACACATCAGCGGCAAGATGCGTATGCACTACATCCGTATCCTCCCTGACGACCGGGTCGTGGTGGAGCTGTCTCCGTACGACCTGACGCGTGGCCGGATCGTCTACCGCTACAAGTAG
- the rpmJ gene encoding 50S ribosomal protein L36: protein MKVKPSVKKICDKCRVIRRHGRVMVICENPRHKQRQG, encoded by the coding sequence ATGAAGGTCAAGCCGAGCGTCAAGAAGATCTGCGACAAGTGCAGGGTGATCCGCCGTCACGGTCGGGTCATGGTCATTTGCGAGAACCCGCGCCACAAGCAGCGCCAGGGCTGA
- the rpsM gene encoding 30S ribosomal protein S13: MARVSGVDIPREKRVEVALTYVFGIGRTLSQETLAATGVDPNTRVRDLSEEQLVAIREYVDANIKTEGDLRREIQADIRRKVEIGCYQGLRHRRGLPVRGQRTSTNARTRKGPRRAIAGKKKPGKK; encoded by the coding sequence ATGGCACGCGTTTCCGGTGTTGACATCCCGCGCGAAAAGCGTGTGGAGGTCGCCCTCACCTACGTGTTCGGCATCGGCCGGACCCTTTCCCAGGAGACGCTGGCAGCGACCGGCGTCGACCCGAACACCCGCGTTCGCGACCTCTCCGAGGAGCAGCTCGTCGCGATCCGCGAGTACGTGGACGCCAACATCAAGACCGAGGGTGACCTTCGTCGCGAGATCCAGGCCGACATCCGCCGCAAGGTCGAGATCGGTTGCTACCAGGGTCTCCGTCACCGTCGTGGTCTGCCGGTCCGCGGTCAGCGCACCAGCACGAACGCTCGTACCCGCAAGGGCCCGCGTCGCGCCATCGCCGGCAAGAAGAAGCCGGGCAAGAAGTAG
- the rpsK gene encoding 30S ribosomal protein S11, with product MPPKGRQGAAKKVRRKEKKNVAHGQAHIKSTFNNTIVSITDPAGNVISWASAGHVGFKGSRKSTPFAAQMAAESAARRAQEHGMRKVDVFVKGPGAGRETAIRSLQATGLEVGSIQDVTPTPHNGCRPPKRRRV from the coding sequence ATGCCCCCCAAGGGTCGTCAGGGCGCTGCCAAGAAGGTGCGCCGCAAGGAAAAGAAGAACGTCGCGCACGGCCAGGCGCACATCAAGAGCACGTTCAACAACACGATCGTGTCCATCACGGACCCGGCCGGAAACGTGATCTCGTGGGCCTCCGCCGGCCACGTCGGTTTCAAGGGCTCCCGCAAGTCCACGCCGTTCGCCGCGCAGATGGCCGCCGAGTCGGCTGCCCGTCGCGCGCAGGAGCACGGCATGCGCAAGGTCGACGTCTTCGTAAAGGGCCCGGGCGCCGGTCGTGAGACCGCCATCCGCTCCCTGCAGGCCACGGGCCTCGAGGTCGGCTCCATCCAGGACGTCACCCCGACCCCGCACAACGGCTGCCGTCCGCCGAAGCGCCGTCGCGTCTGA
- a CDS encoding DNA-directed RNA polymerase subunit alpha, translating into MLIAQRPSLTEEVVDEFRSRFVIEPLEPGFGYTLGNSLRRTLLSSIPGAAVTSIRVDGVLHEFTTVPGVKEDVTDLILNIKQLVVSSEHDEPVVMYLRKQGPGLVTAADIAPPAGVEVHNPDLVLATLNGKGKLEMELTVERGRGYVSAVQNKQIGQEIGRIPVDSIYSPVLKVTYKVEATRVEQRTDFDKLIVDVETKQAMRPRDAMASAGKTLVELFGLARELNIDAEGIDMGPSPTDAALAADLALPIEELELTVRSYNCLKREGIHSVGELVARSEADLLDIRNFGAKSIDEVKAKLAGMGLALKDSPPGFDPTAAADAFGADDDADAGFVETEQY; encoded by the coding sequence ATGCTGATCGCTCAGCGTCCCTCTTTGACCGAAGAGGTCGTCGACGAGTTCCGCTCCCGGTTCGTGATCGAGCCGCTGGAGCCGGGCTTCGGCTACACCCTCGGCAACTCCCTCCGCCGGACCCTCCTGTCGTCGATCCCGGGTGCGGCGGTCACGTCCATCCGCGTCGACGGCGTGCTGCACGAGTTCACCACCGTGCCGGGCGTCAAGGAGGACGTCACCGACCTGATCCTCAACATCAAGCAGCTGGTCGTCTCCTCGGAGCACGACGAGCCGGTCGTGATGTACCTGCGCAAGCAGGGCCCGGGTCTGGTCACCGCCGCCGACATCGCGCCCCCGGCCGGTGTCGAGGTGCACAACCCCGACCTCGTCCTCGCCACGCTCAACGGCAAGGGCAAGCTGGAGATGGAGCTGACCGTCGAGCGCGGTCGCGGTTACGTTTCGGCTGTGCAGAACAAGCAGATCGGTCAGGAGATCGGCCGTATCCCGGTCGACTCGATCTACTCGCCGGTTCTCAAGGTCACGTACAAGGTCGAGGCCACGCGTGTCGAGCAGCGCACCGACTTCGACAAGCTGATCGTCGACGTCGAGACCAAGCAGGCGATGCGTCCCCGTGACGCCATGGCCTCCGCCGGTAAGACGCTGGTCGAGCTCTTCGGTCTCGCCCGTGAGCTCAACATCGACGCCGAGGGCATCGACATGGGCCCGTCCCCCACGGACGCCGCCCTCGCCGCCGATCTCGCCCTGCCGATCGAGGAGCTCGAGCTCACCGTTCGGTCGTACAACTGCCTCAAGCGCGAGGGCATCCACTCCGTGGGTGAGCTCGTGGCACGTTCCGAGGCCGACCTGCTCGACATCCGCAACTTCGGTGCGAAGTCGATCGACGAGGTCAAGGCGAAGCTGGCCGGCATGGGCCTGGCCCTCAAGGACAGCCCGCCCGGATTCGACCCGACCGCCGCGGCGGACGCCTTCGGGGCGGACGACGACGCGGACGCGGGCTTCGTGGAGACCGAGCAGTACTGA
- the rplQ gene encoding 50S ribosomal protein L17: MPKPTKGARMGGSAAHEKLLLANLAKALFEHGRITTTEAKARKLRPYAERLVTKAKKGDLHNRRQVLQVITDKSIVHTLFTEIGPRYENRPGGYTRITKIGNRRGDNAPMAVIELVEALTVAQQATGEAEAATKRAAKDAETAPVAEAAPAAEETEADAAEESKDA; the protein is encoded by the coding sequence ATGCCGAAGCCCACCAAGGGTGCCCGTATGGGCGGCAGCGCCGCGCACGAGAAGCTGCTCCTCGCGAACCTCGCGAAGGCGCTGTTCGAGCACGGCCGCATCACCACCACCGAGGCGAAGGCGCGCAAGCTGCGTCCGTACGCCGAGCGTCTGGTCACCAAGGCGAAGAAGGGCGACCTTCACAACCGCCGTCAGGTGCTCCAGGTCATCACGGACAAGAGCATCGTGCACACGCTCTTCACCGAGATCGGCCCGCGCTACGAGAACCGTCCCGGTGGCTACACCCGCATCACCAAGATCGGTAACCGTCGTGGCGACAACGCGCCCATGGCCGTCATCGAGCTGGTCGAGGCGCTGACCGTCGCGCAGCAGGCGACGGGCGAGGCCGAGGCCGCCACGAAGCGTGCCGCTAAGGACGCCGAGACCGCTCCGGTCGCCGAGGCCGCTCCGGCCGCAGAGGAGACCGAGGCCGACGCGGCCGAGGAGTCCAAGGACGCGTAA
- the truA gene encoding tRNA pseudouridine(38-40) synthase TruA — MSDEAQPGFVRVRLDLSYDGAGFSGWAKQAGGRRTVQGEIEDALRTVTRSGGTTYELTVAGRTDAGVHARGQVAHVDLPEAVWREHHEKLLKRLAGRLPKDVRVWALREAPSGFNARFSAIWRRYAYRVTDNPGGVDPLLRGHVLWHDWPLDVDVMNEAARQLLGEHDFAAYCKKREGATTIRTLQELSLTKGDDGIVTATVRADAFCHNMVRSLIGALLFVGDGHRGPEWPAKVLAAGVRDSAVHVVRPHGLTLEEVGYPADGLLAARSREARNRRTLPGAGCC; from the coding sequence GTGAGTGACGAAGCACAGCCCGGGTTCGTGCGGGTGCGGCTGGACCTGTCCTACGACGGGGCCGGGTTCTCCGGGTGGGCCAAGCAGGCCGGGGGACGGCGAACCGTCCAGGGGGAGATCGAGGACGCGCTGCGGACCGTCACACGGTCGGGCGGGACGACGTACGAGCTGACCGTGGCCGGGCGCACCGACGCCGGGGTGCACGCGCGCGGCCAGGTCGCCCATGTCGATCTGCCGGAGGCGGTCTGGCGTGAGCACCACGAGAAGCTGCTCAAGCGGCTCGCCGGGCGGTTGCCGAAGGATGTGCGGGTGTGGGCGCTGCGGGAGGCGCCGAGCGGGTTCAACGCGCGGTTCTCGGCGATCTGGCGGCGGTACGCCTACCGGGTCACCGACAACCCCGGGGGCGTCGATCCGCTGCTGCGGGGGCACGTCCTGTGGCACGACTGGCCGCTCGACGTGGACGTCATGAACGAGGCCGCCCGGCAGCTGCTCGGCGAGCACGACTTCGCCGCGTACTGCAAGAAGCGGGAGGGCGCGACCACGATCCGCACGCTCCAGGAGCTGAGTCTGACGAAGGGCGACGACGGGATCGTCACCGCCACCGTCCGGGCCGACGCCTTCTGCCACAACATGGTGCGTTCGCTGATCGGGGCGCTGCTGTTCGTGGGGGACGGGCACCGCGGCCCGGAATGGCCCGCCAAGGTGCTGGCCGCCGGTGTGCGGGACTCGGCCGTGCACGTCGTGCGGCCGCACGGGCTGACGCTGGAGGAGGTCGGCTACCCGGCGGACGGGCTGCTCGCCGCGCGCAGCAGGGAGGCGCGCAACCGGCGGACGCTGCCCGGGGCCGGGTGCTGCTGA
- the rplM gene encoding 50S ribosomal protein L13, producing MRTYSPKPGDVTRQWHVIDAQDIVLGRLATTAASLLRGKHKPIYAPHVDTGDFVIIINADKVHLSGNKRTQKMAYRHSGYPGGLRAVRYDDLLANNPEKAVEKAVKGMLPKNTLGRQMLSKLKVYKGDVHPHAAQQPVPFEITQVAQ from the coding sequence GTGCGTACGTACAGCCCCAAGCCCGGCGATGTGACGCGCCAGTGGCACGTCATCGACGCTCAGGACATCGTCCTGGGCCGTCTCGCCACCACTGCCGCGTCCCTCCTCCGGGGCAAGCACAAGCCGATCTACGCGCCCCACGTCGACACCGGTGACTTCGTCATCATCATCAACGCCGACAAGGTGCACCTCTCCGGCAACAAGCGGACCCAGAAGATGGCGTACCGCCACTCCGGCTACCCGGGTGGTCTGCGCGCCGTGCGCTACGACGACCTGCTGGCGAACAACCCCGAGAAGGCCGTCGAGAAGGCCGTCAAGGGCATGCTCCCCAAGAACACGCTGGGCCGTCAGATGCTCTCGAAGCTGAAGGTCTACAAGGGTGACGTGCACCCGCACGCGGCGCAGCAGCCCGTGCCGTTCGAGATCACCCAGGTCGCGCAGTAA
- the rpsI gene encoding 30S ribosomal protein S9, which yields MAETTAEQPLEETELVDIESYTTESEVPVEGEYTSESLASRFGEAQPAAGLGRRKNAIARVRIVPGSGKWKINGRTLEDYFPNKVHQQEVNEPFKVLELDNRYDVIARISGGGVSGQAGALRLGVARALNEADVDNNRGALKKAGFLTRDDRAVERKKAGLKKARKAPQYSKR from the coding sequence GTGGCCGAGACCACTGCCGAGCAGCCGCTCGAAGAGACCGAGCTCGTCGACATCGAGAGCTACACCACCGAGTCCGAGGTCCCCGTCGAGGGTGAGTACACCTCGGAGTCCCTGGCCTCCCGCTTCGGCGAGGCCCAGCCGGCGGCCGGCCTGGGCCGTCGCAAGAACGCCATCGCCCGCGTCCGGATCGTTCCGGGCTCCGGCAAGTGGAAGATCAACGGGCGCACGCTCGAGGACTACTTCCCGAACAAGGTGCACCAGCAGGAAGTCAACGAGCCCTTCAAGGTGCTCGAGCTCGACAACCGCTACGACGTCATCGCCCGCATCTCGGGTGGCGGCGTCTCCGGTCAGGCCGGTGCGCTCCGTCTCGGTGTCGCCCGCGCGCTGAACGAGGCCGACGTCGACAACAACCGCGGCGCCCTCAAGAAGGCCGGCTTCCTCACGCGCGACGACCGCGCGGTCGAGCGCAAGAAGGCCGGTCTGAAGAAGGCCCGCAAGGCCCCGCAGTACAGCAAGCGCTAG